AGCGTGTTTATTCTAATTATTAAGATTAAACATGCTCTCAGAAAAGTAAAAATTTAAAAAAGTAAGCCTGTTATTTTTTAGCAACCTTCCTTATTACCAAGAAGATAATTTTAACTAAATCGAATAGTAAAAACCGTACGATGGTCTGCTACGGTTTCCAGAGAAAACGGGAAGCCGTGGTTCATGAGAATGTCGCGGATCAGCATTAAACCAATGCCCTGGCCGTTCTTTTTAGTACTAAAAAACGGGGAAAATAACTGCTGACGAACTTCTGGAGGAATACCGGGTCCGTTGTCCTCGATGAGTAAAGTTGGGGGTTGCGCGATGGTTTTAATGGTAAGCTGCCCATCTTGCTCCATGGCCTCGAAAGCGTTTTTAATAATGTTAATGATTATTTGCTCTAGTTGCTGTTCGTCGGCCTGAATGGAAATAGGTTCGGGCGCTAAGTCCCATATCCAGGCAATGTGGCGTTCTTCGGCAATGGGGCGCATTAAATAGTAGGCATGCTGGAGCAGGGCGTGCAAATCTAGGGTTTGTTTATGGGGCAAAGGCAGGCGAACCAAACCCGCAAACTTACCCATGAATTTGGCGAGTTGCGTATTCCGGTCGATGCAAACCTGCAGCGCATTTTCATAATCGGGCTGCAAGTCGGTTTCCAGTTGCGGCGAATAATATTTAAAACTTTGCAAAATAGAGTTAATGGCGCCAATAGAATTATTTACTTCATGCGACATCATCCGGATAATTTTCTCGTAGGCCACTTTCTCCTGCCGGAGCAATTCCTCCGTCAATTCTTCAATCAGTATAAAATAATGCGGAAACCCTCTATCTACGAAATGCGATTTCTGGGCTTTAAACAGCCGGATGCCGTTTACATTAAAAACTTTAGGATCCCCCTCAATTAAACCCGCTAAATCGGTGCCCCACTGGTTGGGTAAAACCCAAAGCGGTTTTCCTTTACAATCAGCCAAGCTCACATTTAACCACCGCGATGCCGAAGGATTTATATTCTCGATGTTCTCGTCGAAGTCCAGCAGGATAATCCCCGAGGGAGAAGCCAGCAGTAATTGCTCGAGTAAAAAATGCTTTTCGGCTTGCAAGGTACGCTCCAACCGTAACTGGTCGATCATGGTGTTGTACACTTCTACCAACTGGTCTACTTCGCGCTGACCAACCGGCAAAAATTTCACCGTAAAATCTTTGCTCCGGATAGATTCAATACCCGCCGACACGATATCTAAAGGCCGGACAAAAGAACGGTAAATAGAAGCTGTAACAAAAATAGAAACAATAATCAGCGCCTCGGTTGCCACAAACCAGACTTTATCGGTGGTGAGTAAGCGGGCCGCAATAAGGGCCATTACCACGTGAATGAGAACCGCAAACAAAATAAACCTAGTCCGCAGCGTCATAAGGGATGTCAAATTTTTCGAGACGCCGGTACAAGGCGCCCCGGCTTAAACCCAGCGATTTGGCTACCTTACTAATGTTACCTTTGTGCTGTTCCATGGATTGGCGAATTAAAACGGCTTCCATTTCTTCCAGAGTCATCATGCCCAAACCCGTCATTACCTGATTTTCCGCTTTTTTTAAATTTTTTGGTTGCTGGCTCTGGAAATCCGAAATATCTAAATAATCTTTTCCGGAAACCAATACGGTGCGCTCTACCAGGTTCTTAAGTTCACGGATATTGCCCGGCAAAGGCTGCTGCGCCAGATAATGCAAGGCGGTTTCGGATATTTGCAGACTGGGCCGGTTATACGTTTTTTGTAAATTCTGCAAGAAATGCTTTACTAACAAGGGTATATCCTGGGGCCGTTCGCGCAGAGCTGGTAGCTTAACGGTGATCAAATTAATGCGGTAAAATAAATCTTCCCGGAACTTGCCCTGCGCTACCATTTCGGCCAGGTCGCGGTTGGTGGCGCAAATTACCCGGATATCCAGCTGGCGGGGTTTGCTGTCGCCGAGCACTTCGTAAGTACGGTCTTGTAACACCCGTAAAAGTTTTACCTGGCTGCTTAAATCCAATTCGCCTATTTCGTCCAGGAAAATGCTGCCTTTGTTGGCGAGTTCAAAACGGCCCACGCGATCGCCTTTGGCATCAGTAAAAGCACCTTTTTTATGACCAAACATTTCGCTTTCGAACAAGCTGCTGGATATTCCGCCTAAGTTTACTTTTACAAAATTCTGGTTTTTGCGTAAACTGTTTTGGTGAATGGCTTCGGCAATGAGTTCTTTGCCCGTCCCACTTTCGCCTTCAATCAGCACCGACGCATCGGTAGCGCTAATCTGGCCAATTTGCCGCAAAATCTGAATCAAAGCCGGATCTTCACCGATAATATTGGCAAACTGGTATTGTTGGTTTAACTGCTTGCGGTTGAGATTGCTATTATCCGGTTCCGGAGTGGTTTTGTTTAAGTGCAACGCCGTATGAATGGTTTGCAGCAAATGTTCGTTGTTCCAAGGTTTAGAAATAAAATCGAAAGCCCCGGCTTTCATACCTTCTACGGCCAACGCAATAGAACCCCAGCCGGTAGTTAAAATAACCGGAATTTTGGGGTTAAGTTCTTTAATTTGCCCGAGTAATTCCAAACCATCCCGCCCGGATGTATCCATCGAAAAATTCATATCCAGAATAATCAGGTCGATGGGTTGGGATTGGTGCAGCACGTACAAAGCGCTTTTGGCTCCGGCGGCAGTAACCGTCTGGTACTTGGCTTGCTTTAACAGCAAACCCAGCGAAGTCCGGACGGCAACATCATCATCAATAATCAGAATCATACAAATGCAGGCGGATTCCGCCAATATTTTAAAATTACTAAATTTTCAGTGTAAACCTAATGCCGGTTTTTATTCCAAGTTTAGGTTGATGTTTTAGGACGTTGTCCCCCATTAAAGGGGGTAGGGGGATGATGCACAGAAGAATTTTTAAAATTTTTCGTTTTTCAATGGTACTTACTTGGAGCCGGTTCCCGTCTCCAGGTACAGGTTCCATCATATTTGATAAGTAACCAGTTTGCCTCGTGGCCGGCAGGCCTCGTTTAGCCAGTTCGGACGGTTTAGCGAACCTTGGCTCGTTGCACTGCGCCATGCCTCCTGCGTCGGCACCGGAACGCTAAAAGGTCCTCATGGCTAAACTGGTATCTTTGCTTTTAGCTACTGTTTCTCTTCAATCTCCCTTTGATTCATTCCCCATTGAATAGTGCCCCGCCAAGCTCCCCTCCTGTTTTAGGAGGGGCTGGGGGTGGTAAACGCATAAGACAGACGATTTACACAAACTCCCGACTATAGTCGATAAACCGTGGTCTATCATCGAACAACGAACAACCAGCAACGAATAACGAAACTTACTCTTCGTGCAAGGCAGTTGCGGGAGCAATTTTGGCGGCTTGCAGACTGGGGTAAGCCGCGCAGGCAGCAGCCAGGGCGTAGATAATGACTACGGCTACACCCAAGGCAGCTACGTAAACGCCCGTTTGCACGCCAAAAACCTGGAGCAACGGAAACTGAGCGGCTACTAGTATTCCGACTAATACCCCAAATGTAGCGAGTACCAAAACTTCCCCGATGAACTGCCGGTAAACCTGACCCGAAGCGGCACCAATGGCGCGGCGCAAACCAATCTCGGAAATACGACGGTTGATATTGTACCACAACACGCCGAATAAACCCAAAGCCACATTAATAATTAAAAAACCGCATATTACCGAGAAAATAATCAGCGGAACTAAGGTTATTTTGTTGTGCGAAGCCCGCATTTCGTTCATGGATTTAATTTCCAGGGTCCAGCCTTTGGCAATCTGGCTGCCTTGTTTCATTAGTTTTTCTTCGAAAGCACTGGTTACGCCGGGCTTTACTTGAATGAGTACCGAGTTGAAGGGAGCAAACGTAGAATCAGCCGCATTTTCTAAATCCTTGTATTCAAAAAAGCCGGGTTTATCTTCGGAGTATTCGCCTTTTTGCTTGTAAGCTTCTGCCACTCCTACAATTTTATTTTTAGGGTTTTTATTATCGCCGGACATGCCTGCTACAACTTTCCCGATTACCGGCTCATTTTTAAACACCGCCTCGCGGAGAGACTGGGTAATTACAATATTATTGTATGTTGAATTTTGATCCTGGTCGTTAAACCAGCGCCCATCTTTTAGTTTTAACTGCATCACTGCCGCAAAATCTTTATCCACCTGAAAAAAGTCAGATTGCACGGAATGGGTATTATGTTGGAAACCGCCGCTCATTTGCTGCATGGTATACGGTACATTGGCACTGGCTAAAGCTACTCCTGCTACTTCGGGGTTAGATTTGAATTGCTGCTGCAAACGGCCCTGAATTTCTTTTACTTCCTGTGGTTTCTCCTGGTTCCAGCGCATGGTCATTACCCACACTTTATCGTACTGAAAACCTAAAGGCTTGTTATAATTATTAATGTAATAGAAAGCCAGACTTAGCACGCCGAACAATACAATAAACGAGAAGAAAATTTCGGTTATCATCAGGAAGTTACTTTTCTTCCGGTTCCAGATTAAGGTAAATAAATGGCGAATCATAACTTGCCTCCTTTCAGTGCCTCTACGGCTTGTAATTTTGACATTTTGTAAGCCGGAATTACTCCGGACAATAAACCAAATAATAAACTCAGGCCCATTCCGATGCCGAAAACCCGCCAGTTAAGCGTTAATTGCGCATAAGGAATAATACCGCTGTTGCTGATGAGTTGCAGGGCCAAGGCAGAAAGTAAAAACCCTAACAAGCCGCCTAATAAAGTCAGGAATATATTTTCGACCAGAAACTGCCCGATTAACGTGCGCGATGAGGCCCCAAAAGCTTTGCGTACACCAATTTCTGAGGATCGCTCCAGGATGCGGCTCACGTTGATATTTACCAGATTAATGGTCGGCATCAGCATAAACAGCAACACAATAAGGGTAACTACCGCAATAAATTTACCCATTCCGGAATCGTCGCCGTAGCGGTCACCGAATAATTGCCGCACTACCATTCCTTCCAGAACCCCTTCGGCATAGCTGCTAAATCTATTGAAATTTTTAGGATCGGGTACTTTTATTTGTCTTACAATGTGCTGGTACTCGGCCTGGATTTTTGAAATATCGGATGGTTTCCGGGCCAGAATAATGGCCATATAATCGCCGAAAAAGCTGGTATCGCCTTTATTAATATTTGCCGTGGTGAGCGGCACCCAAACATGGGCATAGGAATTAAACCGGGAAATAGGTACATCTTCTACTACCCCGCAAACTTGGTAACGAACGCCATCCACTACAATGTATTTGCCCACGGCCGGCACATTCGCGCCAAAATACTGGTTGCGGGTATACTCGGTAATAACGGCTAGCTTATCGGCATTTTTTAAATTTTGCTGGTTAAAGGCTTTGCCTTCCAGAAAATTAAATTCCAGGATTTCCCAGAAATTGGCATCGGTGTATTTTAAATCCAGGGAAAGCCGCTTGTTGTTTACGTAACTGTTTACGCCTCTAAAGGTGCTGCCAATGGCTATTTTTTCCGGCGTTTTCATGGGTATTACGTAATGTTGCAGGTAATAATAACTGGGAATCGCGTTCATCATCGAGCCTTTGTCTTGGCTCGTCATCTTGTTAAAATTGACGAAAATGGTGCGGTCCAGACGCGTTTCGGGAGTATGCGAGCCGGTTAGGTGGTCTACCATAGCAGTAGCTACCATCAGTATCATCAACGTGAAACTGATCCCAAACAGGCTGATGAAAGTAAAGAACTTGCGACGCAGCAGTACTTTCCAGGCTATTTTTAAATAATTTTTTAACACAATTCAGGGAGTTTAGAGTTAAAAGTTATGAGTTATGAGTTAAACTGCTTTGGAAAGCATTAACTAATTTTCTTTAGTTTCAGGCCACCTTGCATGTTAACCAGTAAGTACAGTTGGCCGTTTTCTTCTACAAATTCAATTTTGGCCGGGGTGCCTTTCATGTAAAACTTGGTATTGGTTTCGGGGGTGAATTCTGATTTTTCCTGGTCGCCGGGTGCCAGAGCAAATAATTTATCCTGCTCCACAGAAATGGTTACCTGAAAATCTTTATTTAATTCGTACACGCCCGCGTATTTTTTTAAAATATTAGCAGGAATTGCTGTTTCCTGAGCTACTGTAGCAGCATTGGTAGTTTTAGTAGCTGTTGTTTGTCCGAAGCTGAAGAATGGCACTAGAACAAAAAGTAAAAGAAGCTTTTTCATGGTTTTATGTTTTAGTCGATAGTCCACAGTCCACAGACCATGGCTTTTCTGTTTTGATTAATTGTCGAAATTTTTATTTAGTCCTCCATTTAAAAATGGAGTCAATTCATTGCTACTGGATGCAACCGGATAAAAAATCAAATAATCGGGAGTAAAATCTTCCCTATTAATTGCCACTAGCTTCAGCTAGTGGAATACCTGCAACTTGCAACCTGTAACCTGCAACTAAAGAACCTGACTGCCGTCGAATAAGCGGATGAGGCGTTCGGTTTTCTTGGCCATGAGTTCGTCGTGGGTAACCATGACGATGGTGGTGCCTTCTTCCTGGTTCAGGCGCAGCAGAATGTCCATAATTTCGTTGCCCATCACAGAGTCGAGGTTACCGGTAGGTTCGTCGGCCAAAATAATTTCCGGCTGACCGGCCAAAGCTCGGGCAATGGCTACCCGCTGGCGCTGACCACCCGAAAGCTGGTTGGGATAATGGCTGGTACGGGCGCTTAAACCTACTTTGTGCAAGGCTTCAATGGCCCGTTTCCGCCGTTCCGAACCCGACATGCTGCGGTACAACAACGGTAATTCCACGTTATCGGTCACCGATAAATCGTTAATTAAATGATAACTCTGGAAAACAAAACCAATTTTCTGATTGCGTAAGCGGGCCAAAGCCTGGTCGGAGAAAGAGCGAACCGGCGAGCCGTCGATGGAAACGGTGCCGCGGGTAGGCTCGTCTAGTAAGCCCATAATGTTGAGCAAGGTACTTTTACCGCAACCCGATGGCCCCATAATCGAGGCAAATTCGCCTTTCCGGATGCTGATGTTAATGTTGTGCAAGGCTACCGTTTCAATGGTTTTGGTTTGATAAACCTTCTCTATATCGGTGAGGGTAATCATGCTGGGAGCTTCGGCTACCAAAGCGTCGTTAGTAGCAATTGGGTCTAATTTAAAGTGGTTCATGGTTCTGGCGTTAGCGGTATATTTTTTTCGAAATCGTATAAGGTAAACGTTCTTAAGTTGTAAAAGGCGGTCCAGAAATCGCGCAGCGACGAAATGTAAGCGCGTTTGGCCTGGTCTTTTTCGCCGAGGGCAATATTTAAATCCGTGATGCTGATGCGGCCGATTACGTAAGTGGCTTTGGCAATATCGTAACGGCTTTGGGCAATCTGGTCGGCTTCGGCAGTAATGGCTACCCGGGTTTTTAGCATTTCGAACTGGTTTACCTGCGTCCGGATGTTTTGCTCAAATTCTAACTGGTCT
The sequence above is a segment of the Adhaeribacter swui genome. Coding sequences within it:
- a CDS encoding sensor histidine kinase; the protein is MTLRTRFILFAVLIHVVMALIAARLLTTDKVWFVATEALIIVSIFVTASIYRSFVRPLDIVSAGIESIRSKDFTVKFLPVGQREVDQLVEVYNTMIDQLRLERTLQAEKHFLLEQLLLASPSGIILLDFDENIENINPSASRWLNVSLADCKGKPLWVLPNQWGTDLAGLIEGDPKVFNVNGIRLFKAQKSHFVDRGFPHYFILIEELTEELLRQEKVAYEKIIRMMSHEVNNSIGAINSILQSFKYYSPQLETDLQPDYENALQVCIDRNTQLAKFMGKFAGLVRLPLPHKQTLDLHALLQHAYYLMRPIAEERHIAWIWDLAPEPISIQADEQQLEQIIINIIKNAFEAMEQDGQLTIKTIAQPPTLLIEDNGPGIPPEVRQQLFSPFFSTKKNGQGIGLMLIRDILMNHGFPFSLETVADHRTVFTIRFS
- a CDS encoding sigma-54-dependent transcriptional regulator is translated as MILIIDDDVAVRTSLGLLLKQAKYQTVTAAGAKSALYVLHQSQPIDLIILDMNFSMDTSGRDGLELLGQIKELNPKIPVILTTGWGSIALAVEGMKAGAFDFISKPWNNEHLLQTIHTALHLNKTTPEPDNSNLNRKQLNQQYQFANIIGEDPALIQILRQIGQISATDASVLIEGESGTGKELIAEAIHQNSLRKNQNFVKVNLGGISSSLFESEMFGHKKGAFTDAKGDRVGRFELANKGSIFLDEIGELDLSSQVKLLRVLQDRTYEVLGDSKPRQLDIRVICATNRDLAEMVAQGKFREDLFYRINLITVKLPALRERPQDIPLLVKHFLQNLQKTYNRPSLQISETALHYLAQQPLPGNIRELKNLVERTVLVSGKDYLDISDFQSQQPKNLKKAENQVMTGLGMMTLEEMEAVLIRQSMEQHKGNISKVAKSLGLSRGALYRRLEKFDIPYDAAD
- a CDS encoding ABC transporter permease; amino-acid sequence: MIRHLFTLIWNRKKSNFLMITEIFFSFIVLFGVLSLAFYYINNYNKPLGFQYDKVWVMTMRWNQEKPQEVKEIQGRLQQQFKSNPEVAGVALASANVPYTMQQMSGGFQHNTHSVQSDFFQVDKDFAAVMQLKLKDGRWFNDQDQNSTYNNIVITQSLREAVFKNEPVIGKVVAGMSGDNKNPKNKIVGVAEAYKQKGEYSEDKPGFFEYKDLENAADSTFAPFNSVLIQVKPGVTSAFEEKLMKQGSQIAKGWTLEIKSMNEMRASHNKITLVPLIIFSVICGFLIINVALGLFGVLWYNINRRISEIGLRRAIGAASGQVYRQFIGEVLVLATFGVLVGILVAAQFPLLQVFGVQTGVYVAALGVAVVIIYALAAACAAYPSLQAAKIAPATALHEE
- a CDS encoding ABC transporter permease, giving the protein MLKNYLKIAWKVLLRRKFFTFISLFGISFTLMILMVATAMVDHLTGSHTPETRLDRTIFVNFNKMTSQDKGSMMNAIPSYYYLQHYVIPMKTPEKIAIGSTFRGVNSYVNNKRLSLDLKYTDANFWEILEFNFLEGKAFNQQNLKNADKLAVITEYTRNQYFGANVPAVGKYIVVDGVRYQVCGVVEDVPISRFNSYAHVWVPLTTANINKGDTSFFGDYMAIILARKPSDISKIQAEYQHIVRQIKVPDPKNFNRFSSYAEGVLEGMVVRQLFGDRYGDDSGMGKFIAVVTLIVLLFMLMPTINLVNINVSRILERSSEIGVRKAFGASSRTLIGQFLVENIFLTLLGGLLGFLLSALALQLISNSGIIPYAQLTLNWRVFGIGMGLSLLFGLLSGVIPAYKMSKLQAVEALKGGKL
- a CDS encoding DUF3471 domain-containing protein, whose product is MKKLLLLFVLVPFFSFGQTTATKTTNAATVAQETAIPANILKKYAGVYELNKDFQVTISVEQDKLFALAPGDQEKSEFTPETNTKFYMKGTPAKIEFVEENGQLYLLVNMQGGLKLKKIS
- a CDS encoding ABC transporter ATP-binding protein translates to MITLTDIEKVYQTKTIETVALHNINISIRKGEFASIMGPSGCGKSTLLNIMGLLDEPTRGTVSIDGSPVRSFSDQALARLRNQKIGFVFQSYHLINDLSVTDNVELPLLYRSMSGSERRKRAIEALHKVGLSARTSHYPNQLSGGQRQRVAIARALAGQPEIILADEPTGNLDSVMGNEIMDILLRLNQEEGTTIVMVTHDELMAKKTERLIRLFDGSQVL